Proteins from a genomic interval of Zingiber officinale cultivar Zhangliang chromosome 1B, Zo_v1.1, whole genome shotgun sequence:
- the LOC122050320 gene encoding myb-related protein MYBAS1-like, with protein sequence MAAAATKKGPWTEEEDARLGWFVGLFGERRWDYLAQVSGLGRSGKSCRLRWVNYLHPGLKHGRFAPEEEQLVIQLHAKWGNRWSQIARSLPGRTDNEIKNYWRTHMRKKAQELNLFSSPSSSSSSSSSPANVPKHELESMAEEDTSAAAAFGVTEGVKVYSMDQIWDEIAASESFCEEEDDEFKMNIKIDDDNFMHNC encoded by the exons atggcggcggcggcgacgaAGAAGGGCCCGTGGACGGAGGAGGAGGACGCGCGACTGGGGTGGTTCGTGGGCTTGTTCGGCGAACGCCGATGGGATTACTTAGCCCAGGTATCAG GGCTCGGCAGGTCGGGGAAGAGCTGCAGGCTGCGTTGGGTCAATTACCTTCATCCCGGACTCAAGCATGGCCGATTCGCCCCTGAGGAGGAGCAGCTTGTGATCCAACTCCATGCCAAATGGGGCAACAG GTGGTCTCAGATTGCACGTTCCCTCCCTGGTCGTACCGACAACGAGATCAAGAACTACTGGAGGACTCACATGCGCAAGAAGGCACAGGAGTTGAATCTCTTCAGCTCACCATCCAGCTCGTCATCCTCATCGTCTTCCCCTGCTAACGTACCAAAGCATGAGTTAGAAAGCATGGCAGAAGAAGATACCTCTGCTGCTGCAGCATTCGGAGTGACTGAGGGTGTGAAAGTCTACAGCATGGACCAGATATGGGATGAGATTGCTGCCTCTGAGTCATTTTGTGAGGAGGAAGACGACGAATTCAAGATGAACATAAAAATTGATGATGATAATTTCATGCACAATTGTTAA
- the LOC122026542 gene encoding uncharacterized protein LOC122026542, with protein MNVPTCTLGLSANPRLSAIIQGMNVPTCTLGRLPNPHLSDYPRQMRPDLHAGTANCLGLGERARKAATLGLRNGELGRHPPTFPRLQSGVLPAAGLLCPVPSTSTCFLASTANGIDLRCPFGHREWVLRVSVPSSVIRPRAAEGLAFDPVMLPLFGLAEIRAAIPKHFWVRDPWRSMSYAVRDVVVLLGLAAAAVYINSWIVWSLYWVAQGAMFWALFVLGHDCFNSAALGMGVSETTQSLTVWLGICFILPFLFLTTDGGLATGFITRIMGLLRMMNHGTRCLITQPRSFDSHRHSLCLDTPSTW; from the exons atgaacgtcccgacctgcacgctgggtctgtccgccaACCCACGTTTGTCTGCTattatccaaggcatgaacgtcccgacctgcacgctgggtcggcttCCCAACCCTCATCTGTCTGACTATCCAAGGCAAatgcgtcccgacctgcacgctgg TACGGCGAACTGCCTTGGATTAGGAGAGAGGGCGAGGAAAGCAGCCACGTTGGGCCTCCGCAATGGCGAGTTGGGCCGTCACCCTCCTACCTTCCCTCGCCTCCAATCCGGCGTTCTGCCCGCCGCCGGCCTCCTCTGTCCCGTCCCCTCCACTTCAACCTGTTTTTTAGCCTCCACCGCCAATGGCATCGATCTCCGCTGCCCCTTCGGCCACCGGGAGTGGGTGCTTCGTGTCAGCGTGCCGTCAAGCGTGATTCGTCCGAGGGCAGCGGAGGGCCTAGCGTTTGACCCCGTAATGCTGCCGCTGTTCGGGCTAGCGGAGATCCGCGCGGCCATTCCCAAGCATTTCTGGGTGAGGGATCCGTGGCGCTCGATGAGCTATGCGGTGCGCGATGTGGTGGTGTTATTAGGGCTTGCAGCAGCGGCTGTGTACATCAATAGTTGGATAGTGTGGTCGCTCTACTGGGTTGCCCAGGGGGCGATGTTCTGGGCTCTCTTCGTTCTCGGCCATGACTG CTTCAATTCTGCGGCCCTGGGCATGGGAGTTTCTGAAACGACCCAAAGCTTAACAGTGTGGTTGGGCATTTGCTTCATTCTTCCATTCTTGTTCCTTACCACGGATG GAGGATTAGCCACCGGATTCATCACCAGAATCATGGGCTTGTTGAGAATGATGAATCATGGCACCCG TTGCCTAATAACTCAACCAAGAAGCTTCGATTCACATCGTCATTCCCTATGTTTGGATACCCCTTCTACCTGGTGA